One stretch of Deltaproteobacteria bacterium DNA includes these proteins:
- a CDS encoding DUF362 domain-containing protein, translating to MKNFGREITRRDFLKSAAAGAALTLAGKPVFSNAKEEYDLVVISGDPAAATRKALEVMGGISRFVKKGQRVVLKPNMSFPKSPEVGCNTHPMVVATVARACLEAGAQQVLVLDNTLNNPELCLERSGIRNACQSIKGVYVITVKDRKFFREIKVPQGKILESVEVIKEALDTPVLINLPVAKSHSATGVSLGLKGLMGLIWDRESFHSKYNINQALADLATVIKPQLTLLDATRALVTGGPGGPGEVQKPNLVIAGMDPVAVDSYGVTVAPWYGQNFKGRQVEHL from the coding sequence ATGAAAAACTTTGGGCGAGAAATCACCCGTCGTGATTTTCTGAAATCCGCTGCTGCCGGCGCAGCTTTGACTCTGGCCGGGAAGCCTGTTTTTTCAAATGCCAAAGAAGAATATGACTTAGTGGTCATATCTGGTGATCCGGCCGCCGCGACAAGAAAAGCCTTAGAAGTCATGGGCGGTATCTCTCGCTTTGTCAAAAAAGGCCAGCGCGTTGTCCTGAAGCCCAACATGTCTTTTCCCAAGTCGCCCGAAGTGGGCTGCAACACCCACCCCATGGTAGTTGCCACCGTTGCCCGGGCTTGCCTGGAAGCCGGCGCCCAACAGGTATTGGTTCTGGATAATACTTTGAATAATCCGGAACTTTGTCTCGAGCGCTCAGGCATCCGCAATGCATGCCAGTCGATCAAAGGCGTCTACGTCATCACCGTTAAAGATAGGAAATTTTTCCGGGAGATCAAGGTCCCCCAAGGAAAAATTCTGGAGAGCGTGGAAGTCATAAAGGAAGCATTGGACACCCCCGTCCTCATCAATCTGCCTGTGGCTAAATCTCACTCAGCAACGGGTGTAAGTCTGGGCCTCAAGGGTTTGATGGGCTTGATCTGGGACCGGGAGAGCTTCCATTCCAAATACAACATCAACCAAGCGCTTGCGGACCTGGCCACGGTCATCAAACCCCAGCTTACCCTCCTGGACGCCACGCGGGCTTTGGTCACCGGGGGCCCGGGAGGACCCGGAGAAGTCCAAAAACCAAACCTGGTAATCGCCGGCATGGACCCGGTGGCCGTGGATTCCTACGGCGTAACCGTAGCCCCGTGGTACGGTCAAAATTTTAAAGGCCGGCAGGTCGAGCACCTG
- a CDS encoding GAF and ANTAR domain-containing protein, with protein MTPTNAKGSLIKKLEALSKISKAISSDLYLEDILSLIVVVTAEVMKSKVCSLWLLDERDNALKIRATQAMSEEYLKERSLKMGEGVVGYVAVENRPMMIYNVLKEPRYKEKELAKIEGLVSMLSVPMCVKDKVIGVINCYTSYPHKFNKSEVEVFTTVANQAAIAIENAGLIMKAKMIEDELISRKLVERAKGILMKEQQLSEEEAFRRIQKKSMDLRKTMREIAEAIILANQI; from the coding sequence ATGACCCCAACCAATGCCAAAGGGTCCTTGATTAAAAAGTTAGAAGCTTTATCCAAGATCAGCAAAGCAATCTCCTCCGACCTCTACTTGGAGGACATTCTGAGTTTGATTGTAGTGGTCACGGCTGAGGTGATGAAGTCAAAAGTCTGCTCCCTGTGGCTTTTGGACGAGAGAGACAATGCCTTAAAGATCAGAGCTACGCAGGCCATGAGCGAAGAGTACCTGAAAGAGAGAAGCCTCAAAATGGGCGAAGGTGTCGTGGGATATGTGGCCGTGGAGAACAGGCCAATGATGATCTATAACGTTCTGAAGGAGCCGAGATACAAGGAGAAAGAACTGGCTAAAATAGAGGGGCTGGTTTCCATGTTGAGCGTTCCCATGTGCGTGAAAGATAAAGTCATCGGGGTGATTAACTGTTACACCTCCTACCCGCACAAGTTCAATAAAAGCGAGGTGGAAGTTTTTACCACCGTCGCTAACCAGGCAGCCATCGCCATAGAAAATGCCGGCCTGATCATGAAGGCCAAGATGATCGAGGATGAGTTGATTTCCCGCAAGCTTGTGGAGCGGGCCAAGGGGATTTTGATGAAAGAACAGCAGCTTTCTGAAGAAGAAGCCTTCCGCAGGATTCAAAAGAAATCCATGGATCTGAGGAAAACGATGCGGGAAATCGCGGAGGCCATCATTCTGGCCAACCAGATTTAA
- a CDS encoding FMN-binding glutamate synthase family protein: protein MSYSKVNASAATMSRNRVTAAPGSGICVTCLDGCPGPCEVGRSALRGREILYPQPFARITAGSEKDYPVDFSHFNIQGTCVGAVGVAADSDQATFPAVDISTTLGAAEKISLRLPYFTGALGSTDIARIHWESMATAAAIAGTLVVVGENVCGMDPEAEIRNGRIVRSPEMERRVKTFQKWFDGYGGIVVQYNVEDGRLGVPEYAVEKLGVKIIEPKWGQGAKGIGGEVKLSTLERALQLKSRGYIVLPDPEDPVIQEAFKQGDFKEFERHSRLGMVTEEGFHKEIERLKRIGTKHISLKTGAYRAADLARAVKYASDAKIDLLTVDGAGGGTGMSPWRMMNEWGIPTVYLESLLYQCLKKLDHKGAFIPSCAMAGGLALEDHIFKAFALAAPYIKAICLGRASMTAAMVGNTIGEMIKKGKVPADIAKYGTDIEHVFILAAKLKDKFGKDFQKIPAGAIGMITYFDRLNAGLQQFMAGARKFALKYITREDLVALTRESAEVSGIPYVMESDQDEVEKILEGKGGSIKPLPKGVHAEKAALNL, encoded by the coding sequence ATGTCTTACAGTAAAGTGAATGCCAGTGCAGCGACTATGAGCCGGAACCGAGTAACGGCTGCTCCGGGATCGGGTATATGTGTTACCTGCCTGGATGGCTGCCCAGGCCCTTGCGAAGTGGGCCGATCAGCCTTACGGGGAAGGGAAATTCTCTACCCGCAACCTTTTGCCAGAATAACCGCCGGTTCAGAAAAAGATTATCCGGTTGATTTTTCCCATTTCAATATCCAGGGTACCTGCGTAGGGGCAGTGGGGGTTGCAGCCGATTCTGATCAGGCAACGTTTCCGGCGGTGGATATTTCCACAACCTTAGGAGCAGCGGAAAAAATTTCTCTACGTCTTCCCTATTTTACCGGAGCTCTGGGGTCTACCGACATCGCCCGCATCCACTGGGAATCGATGGCCACTGCCGCGGCCATCGCCGGGACTTTGGTCGTGGTGGGTGAGAATGTCTGCGGTATGGACCCAGAGGCTGAAATTCGGAATGGCCGGATCGTCAGATCCCCGGAGATGGAACGCAGGGTGAAAACCTTCCAAAAATGGTTTGATGGATATGGGGGAATTGTCGTCCAGTATAACGTGGAAGACGGCCGGTTGGGTGTACCGGAATACGCGGTGGAAAAATTGGGCGTTAAAATCATTGAACCCAAATGGGGCCAGGGCGCCAAAGGCATCGGTGGGGAGGTAAAACTTAGCACCCTGGAAAGAGCCCTGCAATTGAAAAGCCGGGGGTATATCGTTCTTCCCGACCCAGAAGATCCTGTGATTCAAGAGGCATTCAAACAGGGTGATTTTAAGGAATTTGAGCGTCACTCCAGGCTGGGCATGGTGACCGAGGAAGGGTTTCATAAAGAAATAGAAAGACTGAAAAGGATCGGGACCAAACATATTTCTCTGAAAACAGGAGCCTACCGAGCGGCAGACCTGGCTCGGGCAGTTAAATATGCGTCCGATGCCAAAATCGACCTTCTGACCGTGGATGGCGCGGGTGGAGGGACCGGGATGAGCCCATGGCGAATGATGAACGAATGGGGAATTCCTACCGTTTACCTCGAAAGCCTCCTTTATCAATGCCTTAAAAAACTGGATCACAAGGGAGCTTTTATTCCCTCTTGCGCCATGGCGGGAGGGCTCGCCCTGGAGGATCATATCTTCAAGGCATTCGCCTTAGCTGCACCTTACATAAAAGCCATTTGCCTCGGCAGGGCCTCAATGACCGCTGCTATGGTTGGTAATACCATCGGGGAAATGATCAAAAAGGGGAAGGTTCCAGCCGACATTGCTAAATACGGAACCGATATTGAGCATGTTTTTATTCTTGCGGCTAAGTTGAAAGATAAATTCGGAAAAGATTTTCAAAAGATCCCTGCGGGTGCCATCGGGATGATCACCTATTTCGATCGACTGAACGCCGGCCTGCAGCAGTTCATGGCCGGGGCCAGGAAATTTGCTCTAAAATACATAACCCGGGAAGACCTGGTCGCTCTGACCCGCGAGTCCGCGGAGGTTTCCGGAATACCCTATGTAATGGAATCGGATCAGGACGAGGTTGAAAAAATCTTGGAAGGCAAGGGTGGCTCAATTAAGCCTTTACCCAAGGGAGTTCATGCCGAAAAGGCAGCCCTGAATTTATAG
- the amt gene encoding ammonium transporter has product MRFFLRPKIIIPLLLFFFLFIPSRSLPLEGNEAGKHIKALSEHAASMDMIWTLVASFLIFFMQAGFTLVEVGFTRAKNAGNVVMKNMIDFAIGAIGFFFIGYGLMFGASALGLFGTSDFFLNHITHSGKIDNWKFANLMFQVVFAATAATIVSGAMSERAKFIGYLFYTVLISTLIYPVVGHWIWGGGWLARKGMIDFSGSTVVHSVGGWVSLAGVLVLGPRLGRLNRDGSVNIISGHNIPLVALGVFILWFGWFGFNTGNTLSATNPSIALIAVNTILAGASGALCTMALTWFLRGKPDVGMTLNGVLSGLVSCTGGVAIISPFSAAVIGSLSSFILYFSLKAFEQLRIDDPVGAISVHGVNGIWGTLAVGFFAQDKYVQNSLGYAVNGLIFGGGIDLLMVQALAVITVFLWAFPLSFGFFKLLDATVGLRVSPEEEVKGLDFGEHSMTSYPVFDEFQKKQEEIIEELERVRELSLLHDIGQSMHTLNLDEILELILKGVARGIGFDRARLYLLDEEKNQLVCKVAVGVERDRIQDISLPYDPEDNMVSRAIKERRPFIVEDASRDPRVNRGVINFLDVKSFAVVPLLSRDKVLGGIAADNLMSQTVITEKKLQSLMIFANQAALALENALMYEELRAFSNQLEERVRRATADLGETQRQLFQSEKLAALGKLSAGIAHEIRNPLTSIKILIHSLVDAMATAASREKDLAVIETEIERVNKIIKQFLDFARPRPPSLEPRDVRKVLEETIALVVYEMEAQGVLLKREDDPALPPVPMDGEQMKQVFLNLLLNAIQAMPQGGKLKVATAVQSHPGGTRGSPVVTITFQDSGEGIAEEIQSRIFEPFFSTKEEGIGLGLPIAQRIIEEHGGEIKLESTLGKGTTFYITLPLH; this is encoded by the coding sequence ATGAGATTCTTCCTGCGGCCCAAAATTATTATCCCTCTTCTTCTTTTCTTCTTCCTTTTTATTCCGAGTAGGTCCCTGCCTCTGGAGGGAAATGAGGCGGGGAAACACATCAAAGCCCTTTCCGAGCATGCCGCCTCCATGGATATGATCTGGACCCTGGTGGCTTCCTTTTTGATTTTTTTTATGCAGGCGGGTTTCACCCTCGTGGAGGTGGGTTTCACCCGGGCCAAGAACGCGGGCAATGTGGTCATGAAAAACATGATCGACTTTGCCATCGGGGCGATCGGGTTCTTTTTCATCGGCTATGGTTTGATGTTTGGAGCCAGTGCTCTCGGGCTTTTCGGGACGAGCGACTTTTTCTTGAACCATATTACTCACTCCGGGAAAATAGACAACTGGAAGTTTGCCAATTTGATGTTCCAGGTGGTTTTTGCCGCCACGGCTGCAACCATCGTTTCCGGAGCCATGAGTGAACGGGCTAAATTTATTGGTTATCTTTTTTACACGGTCCTCATCAGCACGTTGATTTATCCGGTGGTGGGCCATTGGATCTGGGGAGGGGGCTGGCTGGCCCGCAAGGGGATGATTGATTTTTCCGGCTCAACGGTCGTGCATTCCGTGGGGGGCTGGGTGTCACTGGCGGGGGTGCTGGTGTTGGGACCGCGTCTGGGTCGTCTCAACCGCGACGGGTCCGTCAATATCATTTCCGGGCATAATATTCCTTTGGTGGCCCTGGGGGTGTTTATTCTCTGGTTCGGCTGGTTTGGATTCAATACCGGCAATACCCTTTCAGCTACCAACCCGAGCATCGCCCTGATTGCCGTCAATACGATTCTGGCGGGGGCGAGCGGAGCTCTGTGTACCATGGCTTTGACCTGGTTTCTCCGCGGGAAGCCTGATGTGGGCATGACCCTCAACGGAGTCCTCTCCGGCTTGGTCTCTTGCACCGGAGGGGTGGCCATCATCAGCCCATTTAGTGCCGCAGTCATTGGAAGCTTATCGAGTTTCATTCTATATTTTTCCCTGAAAGCGTTCGAGCAACTGCGGATAGACGATCCCGTGGGGGCCATTTCGGTTCACGGCGTGAACGGCATCTGGGGAACCTTGGCGGTGGGGTTTTTTGCCCAGGATAAATATGTACAGAATAGCTTGGGTTACGCCGTAAACGGGTTGATCTTCGGTGGGGGAATTGACCTCCTCATGGTTCAGGCGCTGGCAGTGATTACTGTTTTCCTCTGGGCCTTCCCCCTTTCCTTTGGATTCTTCAAACTCCTGGACGCCACCGTGGGGCTGCGCGTCTCCCCCGAAGAAGAAGTCAAAGGGTTGGATTTTGGGGAGCATTCCATGACCTCTTACCCGGTATTCGACGAATTCCAGAAAAAGCAAGAAGAGATCATCGAGGAACTGGAGAGGGTGCGCGAGCTTTCGCTGCTCCATGATATTGGGCAATCCATGCACACCCTGAACTTAGATGAGATTCTGGAATTGATCTTGAAAGGAGTGGCCCGAGGAATTGGGTTTGACCGGGCCCGCCTCTATCTGCTGGATGAAGAGAAAAATCAGCTGGTCTGCAAAGTTGCGGTCGGAGTGGAAAGGGATAGGATTCAAGATATCAGCTTACCTTATGACCCGGAAGACAACATGGTCTCCCGGGCCATCAAAGAACGCCGGCCTTTCATCGTGGAAGACGCCAGCCGGGATCCCCGGGTGAATCGGGGGGTGATCAATTTTTTGGATGTTAAATCCTTTGCGGTTGTACCCTTACTTTCCCGGGATAAAGTCTTAGGAGGAATCGCCGCCGATAATCTAATGAGCCAGACCGTTATCACGGAAAAGAAACTCCAGTCGCTGATGATTTTCGCCAACCAAGCGGCACTGGCTTTGGAAAATGCTTTGATGTATGAAGAGCTGAGAGCCTTCAGCAACCAGCTGGAGGAACGGGTCAGAAGAGCCACCGCCGATCTGGGGGAAACCCAAAGACAGCTCTTTCAATCCGAGAAGCTGGCGGCTTTGGGAAAGCTTTCGGCCGGGATTGCCCACGAGATTCGCAACCCCTTGACCAGCATCAAAATTTTAATCCATTCCCTGGTGGATGCAATGGCTACAGCAGCCTCGCGGGAAAAAGATTTAGCCGTGATCGAGACCGAGATTGAACGGGTGAATAAAATTATAAAACAGTTTTTAGATTTCGCTCGGCCCCGGCCCCCTTCTCTGGAGCCGAGGGATGTACGCAAGGTGCTGGAAGAAACCATTGCCCTGGTGGTTTACGAGATGGAAGCACAGGGAGTTTTGCTGAAGAGGGAAGATGACCCCGCATTGCCCCCGGTGCCAATGGATGGGGAGCAGATGAAGCAGGTCTTCTTAAACCTTTTGCTCAACGCTATCCAGGCCATGCCCCAGGGAGGGAAATTGAAAGTTGCCACTGCGGTGCAAAGTCATCCAGGGGGAACTCGCGGGAGCCCAGTCGTTACCATAACCTTTCAGGATTCGGGGGAAGGAATTGCGGAAGAGATCCAAAGCAGGATATTCGAGCCATTTTTCTCCACCAAGGAAGAAGGCATCGGATTGGGGCTACCGATCGCCCAGCGGATCATCGAGGAGCACGGAGGTGAAATCAAGCTGGAAAGTACCCTCGGAAAAGGAACTACTTTTTATATAACCCTACCGTTACACTAA